From Spirochaetales bacterium, a single genomic window includes:
- a CDS encoding ATP-dependent Clp protease adaptor ClpS: protein MSDHEYKEEVQYEERTAEPPKFKVILLNDDYTTFDFVIRVLVEVFRKPEPEAIQITMDVHKRGYGICGIYTKEIAETKVATVHDMSESAGYPLRCVMEEE from the coding sequence TTGAGTGATCACGAATACAAAGAAGAGGTTCAATATGAGGAACGCACGGCCGAACCTCCCAAATTCAAGGTGATTCTCCTTAATGATGATTATACGACCTTTGATTTCGTCATCCGTGTGCTGGTTGAGGTGTTCAGAAAACCGGAACCCGAAGCGATTCAGATTACCATGGATGTTCATAAACGGGGATACGGGATCTGCGGCATCTATACGAAAGAAATAGCAGAAACCAAAGTCGCGACTGTTCACGATATGAGTGAGAGTGCCGGTTATCCGCTTCGGTGTGTTATGGAGGAAGAATGA
- the clpA gene encoding ATP-dependent Clp protease ATP-binding subunit ClpA yields MISQDLENVIKRAYELAKKQGHMYLCIEHLLKAILSSKEGTAIIRSSGGDIEELDGKINEYFMTLEKVETQGNEPIQTIAFQRTLHRAFIHAKSAEKKEVEIGDVLISLFEEEDTHALSLLKNQGISRLDILKYISHGISKPGFENGEYAGGEEKQGAAPRFGNESGRKKGKDYLELYAQNWTEMARAGKFDVLVGRKQELERTIEILCRRTKNNPVHVGDAGVGKTAITQGLAQSIVEDKVPDKLKGYEIYALDLGGMIAGTRFRGDFEERLKEVIKALQSKEKVILYIDEIHTIVGAGAVSGGSLDASNILKPAITMGGLKCIGSTTFEEYKSYFEKDRALSRRFQKIEIAEPSIEETVKILEGLKKSYEVFHNVVYKRNALTAAAELSAKYINEKYLPDKAIDVIDESGAHVSLYYPERTHITNLDIEKTVAKIARVPIKSVALAEKDHLKDLEAKLNAVIFSQEEAVRKLSTSIKRNRAGLGNPEKPVGCFLFSGPTGVGKTELCKQIAGILGIELIRFDMSEYMEKHTVSRLIGSPAGYVGFEQGGLLTNAIRRHPNSVLLLDEIEKAHMDIYNVLLQIMDHATLTDNTGRKADFRNVLLVMTSNIGSREMSRQSIGFSGGEEDFFKSSPKQAIENHFAPEFRNRLDDIIIFSHLDTATIKKIVWKFIDELRAQLEPKKISLELTDNAEVYLAKEGYDPAYGARPMAKVIQDRIKTPLVDEILFGKLENGGHVVIDAPPGEGLVFDIKEKKQ; encoded by the coding sequence ATGATCAGTCAGGATCTCGAAAATGTGATCAAACGCGCCTATGAACTTGCCAAAAAACAGGGGCATATGTATCTCTGCATCGAGCACCTTCTCAAGGCGATTCTTTCGAGCAAGGAAGGAACGGCGATTATCAGAAGCAGCGGCGGCGATATTGAAGAACTGGACGGAAAAATCAACGAGTACTTCATGACATTGGAAAAGGTCGAGACACAGGGAAATGAACCGATTCAGACAATCGCGTTTCAGCGGACCCTTCACCGGGCATTCATTCATGCAAAATCGGCGGAAAAGAAAGAGGTCGAGATCGGGGATGTGCTTATTTCTCTTTTTGAGGAGGAGGATACTCATGCTCTTTCACTTCTTAAAAATCAGGGAATTTCCCGTCTCGATATATTGAAGTATATTTCCCATGGAATTTCAAAACCCGGATTCGAAAACGGAGAATACGCAGGGGGAGAAGAAAAACAGGGGGCCGCCCCGCGGTTCGGAAATGAATCGGGAAGAAAAAAGGGGAAGGATTACCTCGAGCTTTATGCGCAGAACTGGACTGAAATGGCACGGGCCGGGAAATTCGATGTTCTTGTCGGCCGAAAACAGGAACTCGAACGAACGATCGAAATCCTTTGCAGACGGACAAAGAACAATCCCGTCCATGTCGGGGACGCCGGCGTGGGCAAAACGGCCATCACACAGGGACTCGCACAGTCGATTGTCGAAGATAAAGTGCCGGATAAACTCAAGGGGTACGAGATATACGCACTCGATCTGGGAGGCATGATAGCGGGAACGCGGTTCCGGGGGGATTTCGAAGAGCGTCTCAAGGAAGTGATAAAGGCCCTTCAGTCAAAGGAGAAGGTGATTCTGTATATCGACGAGATCCACACGATTGTCGGCGCGGGCGCCGTCAGCGGAGGAAGCCTCGACGCGTCGAATATTCTGAAGCCGGCGATAACGATGGGCGGACTCAAGTGCATCGGCTCCACGACATTCGAAGAATATAAAAGCTACTTCGAGAAGGACAGGGCATTGAGCAGACGCTTTCAGAAGATCGAGATTGCAGAGCCGTCCATCGAAGAGACGGTGAAAATCCTGGAAGGATTGAAGAAGAGTTATGAGGTTTTTCATAATGTCGTGTATAAAAGGAACGCGCTGACCGCAGCCGCGGAGCTTTCTGCGAAATATATCAACGAGAAATATCTGCCGGACAAGGCGATCGATGTCATCGATGAGTCCGGCGCCCATGTTTCACTCTATTACCCCGAACGCACCCATATCACCAATCTGGATATCGAGAAGACGGTGGCAAAGATAGCGCGTGTTCCGATCAAAAGCGTCGCCCTTGCCGAAAAGGATCATCTGAAAGACCTTGAGGCAAAACTCAATGCCGTGATATTCAGTCAGGAAGAGGCCGTGCGGAAGCTTTCGACATCGATCAAACGAAACCGGGCCGGTTTGGGAAATCCCGAAAAGCCGGTCGGCTGTTTTCTTTTCAGCGGGCCGACCGGGGTCGGAAAGACCGAACTCTGCAAACAGATCGCCGGTATTCTCGGCATCGAACTGATACGGTTTGACATGAGTGAGTACATGGAAAAGCATACGGTGTCCCGTCTTATCGGTTCTCCCGCCGGATATGTTGGATTCGAACAGGGGGGACTCCTTACCAATGCGATACGGCGGCACCCGAACAGCGTTCTTCTTCTCGATGAGATAGAAAAGGCGCATATGGACATCTACAATGTCCTGCTTCAAATCATGGATCACGCGACCCTCACCGACAATACGGGAAGAAAGGCGGATTTCAGGAATGTCCTTCTCGTCATGACATCCAACATCGGTTCGCGTGAGATGAGCAGGCAGAGTATCGGATTTTCCGGCGGCGAGGAGGATTTTTTCAAGTCGAGCCCGAAACAGGCGATTGAAAATCATTTTGCGCCCGAGTTCAGGAACCGTCTCGACGATATCATCATCTTCTCGCACCTCGATACCGCCACCATTAAAAAGATCGTATGGAAGTTCATCGATGAATTGAGGGCGCAGCTCGAACCGAAGAAAATCAGCCTGGAGCTGACCGATAATGCCGAAGTCTATCTTGCAAAAGAGGGATACGATCCGGCTTACGGCGCGCGTCCCATGGCAAAGGTTATCCAGGACAGGATCAAAACCCCTCTCGTCGACGAGATTCTTTTCGGAAAACTCGAGAACGGAGGGCATGTCGTGATCGATGCCCCCCCCGGGGAAGGGCTTGTTTTTGATATCAAAGAGAAAAAGCAGTAA
- a CDS encoding helix-turn-helix transcriptional regulator: protein MEDFHIGPERLALSFIIREKPDDEPYPYVSLLIRLKRDNTCLDLSGFDYLLLETENVTAGNVVVFIKTFEQGVSKPEKSGGLDLRHNEYTLSFTPDVSVYRIHRDDFFTPDWWFDLMNVPGGKRFKETYRKVAALDFQFIQRGTDPPAERKEVFEVKRIQFRKSYPVTYIILNVITMLYGMALVAGIVIKKGIISAKNKHIAPPLKEIPYRKLALGNYADEELARVLAYLEEHYADPRISGSMISGETGIPRVHITELMRNRYGRSCKQIINRIRITEAKRLLKETDRRITEIALEVGFNDISTFNRCFKQAEGMTPRQYRGS, encoded by the coding sequence GTGGAAGATTTTCATATCGGACCGGAAAGACTTGCGCTTTCTTTTATCATAAGGGAAAAACCGGATGATGAGCCTTATCCATATGTCAGCCTTCTCATCCGCTTGAAAAGGGATAACACCTGCCTTGATCTCTCCGGTTTCGATTACCTGCTGCTTGAGACGGAAAACGTGACTGCGGGTAATGTTGTCGTTTTTATAAAAACCTTCGAACAAGGCGTCTCGAAGCCGGAGAAATCCGGCGGTCTCGACCTGCGCCACAACGAATATACGCTTTCGTTTACTCCCGATGTATCCGTGTATCGAATACATCGGGACGATTTTTTTACACCGGATTGGTGGTTCGATCTGATGAATGTCCCCGGGGGAAAACGTTTCAAGGAAACGTACAGAAAAGTGGCGGCATTGGATTTTCAGTTCATTCAAAGGGGGACCGATCCTCCGGCGGAAAGAAAGGAGGTGTTCGAGGTAAAAAGAATTCAATTCCGTAAATCCTACCCTGTTACGTATATCATTCTCAACGTCATAACAATGCTTTACGGCATGGCACTGGTTGCGGGAATCGTAATAAAGAAGGGGATTATCAGCGCAAAAAACAAACATATTGCTCCTCCGCTGAAAGAAATACCGTACAGAAAGCTGGCACTCGGAAATTATGCCGATGAGGAACTTGCCCGTGTCCTGGCATATCTCGAAGAACATTATGCGGACCCACGGATTTCCGGCAGCATGATTTCCGGGGAAACCGGCATTCCGAGAGTACATATTACTGAACTCATGAGAAACCGGTACGGCCGTTCCTGCAAGCAGATTATCAACCGGATAAGAATCACCGAAGCGAAACGTCTATTAAAAGAGACCGACCGCCGGATAACGGAGATAGCGCTGGAGGTCGGATTTAATGACATCTCCACGTTCAACAGGTGTTTCAAACAGGCGGAAGGAATGACTCCCCGTCAATACCGCGGCAGTTGA
- a CDS encoding LacI family DNA-binding transcriptional regulator — protein sequence MNSSKQKKLTIKDIAHRANVSKGTVSRVINDLPGVGKKTRERIKQLIKKLNYQPNAIAQSLASKRTGNIGVIIPHEAGFYLSNGYWPMLLSVITKAAATVGYTVLLSTSKVEGDIESAYELMLNGKRIDGIIAGSEMLGEKQLSDLYQMEIPFVMVGKSPYIPDYYVDIDNSQAAFRLTEHMIGCGYRKILFLGGPKKYTNVIERIEGFQKAVSKAGIDRCKVIHTPYEKPSVKSILVEQIGSGYMPEAIIAGAGDLVLCTIMALRELNLDIPDQIGFASFDFLSFFNYLSPRITAIRQPIEELARAAFEMLFALIAGKKVLQKERILTCTLEIGQSCNEILIDGRDKLQN from the coding sequence ATGAATTCAAGCAAACAGAAAAAACTTACCATAAAGGATATCGCCCATCGGGCAAATGTATCCAAAGGGACGGTATCGAGGGTTATCAATGATCTGCCCGGTGTCGGTAAAAAAACCAGAGAGCGGATAAAGCAGCTTATCAAAAAGCTCAATTATCAACCGAATGCGATTGCCCAGAGCCTTGCCTCGAAGCGGACGGGAAATATCGGGGTGATCATTCCCCACGAAGCGGGTTTCTATCTTTCAAATGGTTACTGGCCGATGCTTCTCTCCGTCATCACAAAGGCGGCCGCGACCGTCGGTTATACCGTCCTGTTGTCGACTTCCAAGGTCGAGGGCGACATCGAATCGGCCTATGAATTGATGCTCAATGGTAAGCGTATCGACGGAATCATCGCGGGCTCGGAAATGCTGGGTGAAAAGCAGCTTTCCGATCTTTATCAGATGGAAATACCCTTTGTCATGGTTGGAAAAAGTCCGTATATCCCCGATTATTATGTGGATATCGATAACAGCCAGGCGGCATTCAGGCTTACCGAACACATGATCGGATGCGGTTACAGGAAGATTCTGTTTCTGGGCGGTCCGAAAAAATATACAAACGTCATCGAAAGAATTGAAGGATTTCAGAAAGCGGTTTCAAAGGCCGGCATCGACCGGTGCAAGGTCATCCATACACCGTATGAAAAACCTTCCGTCAAATCGATACTTGTCGAACAGATCGGAAGCGGATATATGCCCGAAGCGATTATTGCCGGGGCGGGCGATCTTGTTCTCTGCACGATCATGGCATTGCGCGAACTGAACCTCGACATTCCGGATCAGATAGGATTTGCAAGTTTTGATTTTCTTAGTTTTTTCAACTACCTCTCCCCCAGGATCACGGCAATCCGGCAGCCTATCGAAGAACTCGCACGTGCGGCTTTTGAGATGCTTTTTGCGTTGATCGCGGGTAAAAAGGTACTGCAAAAAGAAAGGATTCTTACCTGTACCCTCGAGATCGGTCAATCGTGCAATGAGATACTCATTGACGGCAGGGACAAATTACAAAACTGA